GCTTCTTCTGGCTGGTGATCTTCACGACCGTCGGCATCGGCTTCCTGATGAACATGATCGTCACGATGGCGCTGTTCCACGTCGGCGGGATCGTCAGCTACCGGACCCAACTGCGCGGCTGGCGCCACGTCGTCGTCGCGACGTTCGTCGCCTCCGCGTTCCTCAGCCCGAAGGGCATCCTGACGATGGTCGTCCTCGCGATCCCCGTCGCGCTGACGTACCTCCTCGGCCTGGCGCTGTTGTACGTCCTCACCGCCGGCGGCCGCCTCTTCGGCGGCGAGGGCGGCGGAGAACTCGAGGTCGACGCCGAGGCGGACGCGAGCGCCGCCGAGTAGCGACGGCCCGACCGACCGATTAAGACACCCGGGTACGAACGGCCCGCCATGCCGAAGATCAGCGTGGAGATCCCACAGGAACTGCTCGACGACCTGGACGAGCACGTCGGCGACGACGGCAAGTTCGTCAACCGCAGCGACGCCATCCGGGCCTCGATCCGCAAGACCC
The Salinilacihabitans rarus DNA segment above includes these coding regions:
- a CDS encoding ribbon-helix-helix domain-containing protein, with product MPKISVEIPQELLDDLDEHVGDDGKFVNRSDAIRASIRKTLDLLDEIDKRHDRLDDEE